Proteins encoded by one window of Arabidopsis thaliana chromosome 2, partial sequence:
- a CDS encoding uncharacterized protein (unknown protein; Has 2 Blast hits to 2 proteins in 1 species: Archae - 0; Bacteria - 0; Metazoa - 0; Fungi - 0; Plants - 2; Viruses - 0; Other Eukaryotes - 0 (source: NCBI BLink).): MQTVVASDNNYVVQGHGAEHSISYWFWKLKKSKMVKVKSRMETRAMRMKEKTQVIENKIIHFFFRELF; encoded by the exons ATGCAGACTGTTGTTGCCTCGGATAATAATTATGTG GTCCAAGGACATGGAGCTGAGCATTCCATCTCGTATTGGTTTtggaaattgaagaaatcgaAGATGGTGAAAGTAAAGTCGAGGATGGAAACAAGGGCGATGAGGATGAAGGAGAAGACACAAGTTATTGAAAACAAgatcattcatttttttttcagagaactcttttaa
- a CDS encoding uncharacterized protein (unknown protein; Has 35333 Blast hits to 34131 proteins in 2444 species: Archae - 798; Bacteria - 22429; Metazoa - 974; Fungi - 991; Plants - 531; Viruses - 0; Other Eukaryotes - 9610 (source: NCBI BLink).) yields the protein MQTVVASDNNYVMIKVQGHGAEHSISYWFWKLKKSKMVKVKSRMETRAMRMKEKTQVIENKIIHFFFRELF from the exons ATGCAGACTGTTGTTGCCTCGGATAATAATTATGTG ATGATCAAGGTCCAAGGACATGGAGCTGAGCATTCCATCTCGTATTGGTTTtggaaattgaagaaatcgaAGATGGTGAAAGTAAAGTCGAGGATGGAAACAAGGGCGATGAGGATGAAGGAGAAGACACAAGTTATTGAAAACAAgatcattcatttttttttcagagaactcttttaa
- the ENODL11 gene encoding early nodulin-like protein 11 (early nodulin-like protein 11 (ENODL11); FUNCTIONS IN: electron carrier activity, copper ion binding; LOCATED IN: anchored to membrane; EXPRESSED IN: central cell, embryo; EXPRESSED DURING: C globular stage; CONTAINS InterPro DOMAIN/s: Plastocyanin-like (InterPro:IPR003245), Cupredoxin (InterPro:IPR008972); BEST Arabidopsis thaliana protein match is: early nodulin-like protein 12 (TAIR:AT4G30590.1); Has 35333 Blast hits to 34131 proteins in 2444 species: Archae - 798; Bacteria - 22429; Metazoa - 974; Fungi - 991; Plants - 531; Viruses - 0; Other Eukaryotes - 9610 (source: NCBI BLink).), whose protein sequence is MVSLISIVSVVFLLFTTFYHFGEARIINVGGSLDAWKVPESPNHSLNHWAESVRFQVGDALCSFVMMVKIRMLVIVGYTFMFKYDSKIDSVLQVTKENYEKCNTQKPLEEHKDGYTTVKLDVSGPYYFISGAPSGNCAKGEKVTVVVQSPNHPKPGPAAVTPTLPPKPSTTPAAPAPAPPTPSPKSSTSTMAPAPAPAKSSAVGLVAGNGIFWASTLVAVIGLAFA, encoded by the exons atggtgTCTTTGATTAGCATTGTGTCCGTagtgtttcttttatttacaaCATTCTACCACTTTGGTGAGGCTAGAATCATTAATGTGGGAGGATCATTAGACGCATGGAAGGTTCCAGAATCTCCCAACCACTCTCTCAACCATTGGGCTGAGTCCGTCCGGTTCCAAGTCGGAGACGCTCTTTGTTC TTTCGTCATGATGGTCAAGATCCGGATGTTAGTTATTGTTGGATACACTTTTA TGTTTAAATACGATTCAAAGATCGATTCGGTGTTAcaagtaacaaaagaaaactacgAAAAATGCAACACACAGAAGCCTTTGGAAGAACACAAAGACGGATACACAACAGTGAAACTCGACGTCTCAGGGCCTTACTACTTCATAAGTGGAGCTCCGAGTGGTAACTGTGCTAAAGGTGAGAAAGTGACTGTCGTGGTTCAGTCACCTAACCACCCAAAGCCAGGACCAGCCGCTGTTACGCCCACTCTTCCTCCAAAGCCATCTACTACTCCGGCTGCTCCAGCCCCAGCTCCACCCACTCCTTCTCCAAAGTCATCTACTTCTACGATGGCTCCGGCGCCAGCTCCGGCCAAGAGCAGTGCTGTTGGGTTGGTTGCTGGAAATGGCATCTTTTGGGCCTCGACTCTTGTTGCTGTCATTGGGCTTGCTTTCGCTTAA
- the ENODL11 gene encoding early nodulin-like protein 11 (early nodulin-like protein 11 (ENODL11); FUNCTIONS IN: electron carrier activity, copper ion binding; LOCATED IN: anchored to membrane; EXPRESSED IN: central cell, embryo; EXPRESSED DURING: C globular stage; CONTAINS InterPro DOMAIN/s: Plastocyanin-like (InterPro:IPR003245), Cupredoxin (InterPro:IPR008972); BEST Arabidopsis thaliana protein match is: early nodulin-like protein 12 (TAIR:AT4G30590.1); Has 4552 Blast hits to 3228 proteins in 390 species: Archae - 20; Bacteria - 691; Metazoa - 248; Fungi - 307; Plants - 2397; Viruses - 386; Other Eukaryotes - 503 (source: NCBI BLink).), which yields MVSLISIVSVVFLLFTTFYHFGEARIINVGGSLDAWKVPESPNHSLNHWAESVRFQVGDALLFKYDSKIDSVLQVTKENYEKCNTQKPLEEHKDGYTTVKLDVSGPYYFISGAPSGNCAKGEKVTVVVQSPNHPKPGPAAVTPTLPPKPSTTPAAPAPAPPTPSPKSSTSTMAPAPAPAKSSAVGLVAGNGIFWASTLVAVIGLAFA from the exons atggtgTCTTTGATTAGCATTGTGTCCGTagtgtttcttttatttacaaCATTCTACCACTTTGGTGAGGCTAGAATCATTAATGTGGGAGGATCATTAGACGCATGGAAGGTTCCAGAATCTCCCAACCACTCTCTCAACCATTGGGCTGAGTCCGTCCGGTTCCAAGTCGGAGACGCTCTTT TGTTTAAATACGATTCAAAGATCGATTCGGTGTTAcaagtaacaaaagaaaactacgAAAAATGCAACACACAGAAGCCTTTGGAAGAACACAAAGACGGATACACAACAGTGAAACTCGACGTCTCAGGGCCTTACTACTTCATAAGTGGAGCTCCGAGTGGTAACTGTGCTAAAGGTGAGAAAGTGACTGTCGTGGTTCAGTCACCTAACCACCCAAAGCCAGGACCAGCCGCTGTTACGCCCACTCTTCCTCCAAAGCCATCTACTACTCCGGCTGCTCCAGCCCCAGCTCCACCCACTCCTTCTCCAAAGTCATCTACTTCTACGATGGCTCCGGCGCCAGCTCCGGCCAAGAGCAGTGCTGTTGGGTTGGTTGCTGGAAATGGCATCTTTTGGGCCTCGACTCTTGTTGCTGTCATTGGGCTTGCTTTCGCTTAA
- the scpl22 gene encoding serine carboxypeptidase-like 22 (serine carboxypeptidase-like 22 (scpl22); FUNCTIONS IN: serine-type carboxypeptidase activity; INVOLVED IN: proteolysis; LOCATED IN: endomembrane system; EXPRESSED IN: flower; EXPRESSED DURING: petal differentiation and expansion stage; CONTAINS InterPro DOMAIN/s: Peptidase S10, serine carboxypeptidase (InterPro:IPR001563), Peptidase S10, serine carboxypeptidase, active site (InterPro:IPR018202); BEST Arabidopsis thaliana protein match is: alpha/beta-Hydrolases superfamily protein (TAIR:AT4G30610.1); Has 3601 Blast hits to 3537 proteins in 344 species: Archae - 0; Bacteria - 138; Metazoa - 640; Fungi - 882; Plants - 1458; Viruses - 0; Other Eukaryotes - 483 (source: NCBI BLink).) codes for MARTHLLFLLFVLLSLATSSTSTKEQEEDRIKALPGQPKVGFSQFSGYVTVNESHGRSLFYWLTESSSHSPHTKPLLLWLNGGPGCSSIAYGASEEIGPFRISKTGCNLYLNNFSWNTEANLLFLESPVGVGFSYTNTSSDFEESGDERTAQENLIFLISWMSRFPQYRYRDFYIVGESYAGHYVPQLAQKIHEYNNAYKNPVINLKGFMVGNPEMDKNNDRLGTITYWWSHAMISDASYNRILKNCDFTADRFSKECDSAIYVAAADFGDIDQYSIYTPKCVPPQDQTNQTKFEQMMQMHTTKRFLEDQYDPCTENYAEIYYNRPEVQRAMHANHTAIPYKWTACSDSVFNNWNWRDSDNSMLPIYKELIAAGLRIWVYSGDTDSVIPVTATRYSLGKLNLRVKTRWYPWYSGNQVGGRTEVYEGLTFVTVRGAGHEVPFFQPQSALILLRSFLAGNELSRSY; via the exons ATGGCAAGAACCCACTtactctttcttctatttgtgCTCTTATCATTAGcaacatcatcaacatcaacaaaagAGCAAGAGGAGGACAGGATCAAAGCACTACCAGGGCAACCAAAAGTAGGATTCTCACAATTTTCGGGTTACGTGACAGTGAACGAGTCACATGGCCGATCACTCTTCTACTGGCTCACCGAGTCATCTTCTCATTCTCCTCACACCAAACCACTTCTTCTTTGGCTCAATGGag GACCAGGCTGCTCGTCGATTGCTTATGGAGCTTCGGAGGAAATTGGACCATTTCGGATCAGCAAAACCGGTTGCAATCTTTATCTCAACAACTTTTCTTGGAACACAG AGGCAAACCTTTTATTTCTTGAATCGCCTGTTGGTGTTGGATTTTCATATACTAACACAAGCTCGGATTTTGAAGAATCCGGAGACGAACGTACAG CTCaggaaaatttgatatttcttatAAGTTGGATGTCAAGATTTCCTCAGTACCGGTATAGAGATTTCTACATTGTTGGTGAAAGCTACGCCG GTCATTATGTTCCTCAGCTCGCCCAAAAAATTCATGAGTACAACAACGCCTACAAAAATCCAGTAATCAATCTTAAAGGTTTCATG GTTGGTAACCCAGAGATGGACAAAAACAACGACAGACTAGGGACGATAACGTATTGGTGGTCTCACGCGATGATCTCGGACGCTTCCTACAATCGCATCCTCAAAAACTGTGATTTTACAGCGGATAGATTCTCCAAAGAATGCGATTCCGCCATTTATGTCGCTGCTGCCGACTTTGGCGACATCGATCAGTACAGCATCTACACACCCAAGTGTGTACCACCACAAGACCAAACGAACCAGACCAAGTTTGAGCAGATGATGCAAATGCACACAACTAAAAGGTTTTTAGAAGATCAGTATGACCCTTGTACCGAAAACTATGCCGAGATATATTATAACCGTCCTGAGGTACAACGAGCTATGCATGCTAACCACACTGCCATTCCATATAAGTGGACTGCTTGCAG TGACTCTGTCTTTAATAACTGGAATTGGAGAGATTCCGACAATTCAATGTTACCGATATATAAGGAACTCATTGCTGCTGGTCTAAGAATCTGGGTCTACAG TGGTGATACAGATTCGGTAATTCCAGTGACAGCGACTCGATATTCCCTTGGCAAACTGAATCTTCGAGTGAAAACTCGCTGGTACCCTTGGTACTCCGGAAACCAGGTAGGAGGACGAACAGAAGTATACGAGGGGCTTACCTTTGTGACGGTAAGAGGGGCGGGGCACGAGGTGCCATTCTTCCAACCGCAAAGTGCGCTTATTCTTTTAAGATCATTCTTGGCTGGAAATGAGCTTTCAAGATCTTATTAG
- the scpl22 gene encoding serine carboxypeptidase-like 22 (serine carboxypeptidase-like 22 (scpl22); FUNCTIONS IN: serine-type carboxypeptidase activity; INVOLVED IN: proteolysis; LOCATED IN: endomembrane system; EXPRESSED IN: flower; EXPRESSED DURING: petal differentiation and expansion stage; CONTAINS InterPro DOMAIN/s: Peptidase S10, serine carboxypeptidase (InterPro:IPR001563), Peptidase S10, serine carboxypeptidase, active site (InterPro:IPR018202); BEST Arabidopsis thaliana protein match is: alpha/beta-Hydrolases superfamily protein (TAIR:AT4G30610.1); Has 3944 Blast hits to 3014 proteins in 261 species: Archae - 0; Bacteria - 12; Metazoa - 725; Fungi - 882; Plants - 1918; Viruses - 0; Other Eukaryotes - 407 (source: NCBI BLink).): MARTHLLFLLFVLLSLATSSTSTKEQEEDRIKALPGQPKVGFSQFSGYVTVNESHGRSLFYWLTESSSHSPHTKPLLLWLNGGPGCSSIAYGASEEIGPFRISKTGCNLYLNNFSWNTGHYVPQLAQKIHEYNNAYKNPVINLKGFMVGNPEMDKNNDRLGTITYWWSHAMISDASYNRILKNCDFTADRFSKECDSAIYVAAADFGDIDQYSIYTPKCVPPQDQTNQTKFEQMMQMHTTKRFLEDQYDPCTENYAEIYYNRPEVQRAMHANHTAIPYKWTACSDSVFNNWNWRDSDNSMLPIYKELIAAGLRIWVYSGDTDSVIPVTATRYSLGKLNLRVKTRWYPWYSGNQVGGRTEVYEGLTFVTVRGAGHEVPFFQPQSALILLRSFLAGNELSRSY; the protein is encoded by the exons ATGGCAAGAACCCACTtactctttcttctatttgtgCTCTTATCATTAGcaacatcatcaacatcaacaaaagAGCAAGAGGAGGACAGGATCAAAGCACTACCAGGGCAACCAAAAGTAGGATTCTCACAATTTTCGGGTTACGTGACAGTGAACGAGTCACATGGCCGATCACTCTTCTACTGGCTCACCGAGTCATCTTCTCATTCTCCTCACACCAAACCACTTCTTCTTTGGCTCAATGGag GACCAGGCTGCTCGTCGATTGCTTATGGAGCTTCGGAGGAAATTGGACCATTTCGGATCAGCAAAACCGGTTGCAATCTTTATCTCAACAACTTTTCTTGGAACACAG GTCATTATGTTCCTCAGCTCGCCCAAAAAATTCATGAGTACAACAACGCCTACAAAAATCCAGTAATCAATCTTAAAGGTTTCATG GTTGGTAACCCAGAGATGGACAAAAACAACGACAGACTAGGGACGATAACGTATTGGTGGTCTCACGCGATGATCTCGGACGCTTCCTACAATCGCATCCTCAAAAACTGTGATTTTACAGCGGATAGATTCTCCAAAGAATGCGATTCCGCCATTTATGTCGCTGCTGCCGACTTTGGCGACATCGATCAGTACAGCATCTACACACCCAAGTGTGTACCACCACAAGACCAAACGAACCAGACCAAGTTTGAGCAGATGATGCAAATGCACACAACTAAAAGGTTTTTAGAAGATCAGTATGACCCTTGTACCGAAAACTATGCCGAGATATATTATAACCGTCCTGAGGTACAACGAGCTATGCATGCTAACCACACTGCCATTCCATATAAGTGGACTGCTTGCAG TGACTCTGTCTTTAATAACTGGAATTGGAGAGATTCCGACAATTCAATGTTACCGATATATAAGGAACTCATTGCTGCTGGTCTAAGAATCTGGGTCTACAG TGGTGATACAGATTCGGTAATTCCAGTGACAGCGACTCGATATTCCCTTGGCAAACTGAATCTTCGAGTGAAAACTCGCTGGTACCCTTGGTACTCCGGAAACCAGGTAGGAGGACGAACAGAAGTATACGAGGGGCTTACCTTTGTGACGGTAAGAGGGGCGGGGCACGAGGTGCCATTCTTCCAACCGCAAAGTGCGCTTATTCTTTTAAGATCATTCTTGGCTGGAAATGAGCTTTCAAGATCTTATTAG